The Nitrosopumilus sp. b3 sequence TTAACGAATTAATTTTTTTAGGGTGAATAAATGAAAACTGAAATAAAAACTGCATTAATCTTAGGAATTGTAATTGCAATAGGTCTGGGCATTACAAGTATTACACTGTCTACTCTAGATAAAGAATCAAAAACAATTACCATTCAAGATGTAAACTCAAAAACAACAATTGATAAATCAGGATTTAAAATTGCGCCAGATCTAGTAGGAATTTCGTATTATCTCAACACTTCACCTGGAGAACTTAAAGAACAAATCAAAGACAAGGTGGTACTTTATGATATTTGGACATACAGTTGTATCAATTGTGTAAGAACACTACCATACATTACAGCATGGGATGACAAATATGAAGAGCAGGGATTGTTAATAATCGGAGTTCATTCTCCTGAATTCGAATTTGAAAAAGATCTAGATAATGTCAAAATGGCTGTAGACAAACATGGTATAGACTATCCTGTTGTAATGGATAACGAAATGGAAACATGGAAGGCTTTTGAAAATAGATACTGGCCTAGAAAATACATTGCAGATCATGAAGGATATATCAGATATGATCATATTGGTGAAGGCGGTTATCAGGAAACAGAGAAAATTATTCAACAACTATTACAAGAAAGAGCTTCATCGCTTGGAATTGAAGTATCAGAAGAGAAATCCCTTGTTGAGATAGAAGAATTCGAGCATACAACTTTTAGAACACCCGAATTGTATTTTGGATACTATTTTGCTCAAAATAGAAACCAGTTAGGAAGTAGCGAGGGATTCCAACCTGAGAAAATAGTAAAGTACTCAGAACCTGGCAAAATTGATTTGCACAAGTTTTACCCAATAGGAGAATGGGAAAACCTTGAAGACAGTATGAAACTAGAATCAGAAAATGGATCTATCAAACTATTGTATAATGCAAAAGAAGTAAACATTGTTACAGAAAATTATGCAGAATTGGAAATATTTCTAGATGATGAACCACTTCCAAATGAATATGCAGGAAAAGAAATCAATGAAGATAACATACTGAGAGTATCTGAGGCAGGATTATACAATGTCATAAGTAGTGAAAATAGTGCTTCACATATCCTTGAAATCAAGGTAAAGGGAAAGGGTTTTCAGATATTTACATTCACATTCGGATAATGTAACCAAAGTATGGTGTCACTCCAGTTACTCTGGCTACGGTGACAAATCTCTTTAAAAGAAATATTTTCACCCAGATTAGGAAATTAAGATTTGATAAGTAATTCTTGGAATAAAGCAGAAGGAGAAAGTATCTCTCAAAAAGTTATGGGAAGGGTAAAACCTGATGAGCCATTAAAGAACAAAATTGATTTTGCACAAAAAAAATTACAATTTCAAATTTCAAAATTAGAATCAATAAATGAAAAATTACAGAAAAAACATGATGTCATATTTGAAAAGATCGTAAATGCACAAAGAAACAACAAGCCAAGTTATGCCCAAGCATATGCCGGGGAATTAACTCAAGTAAGAAAAATGAAAAATATGGTAAGCGGGGCAAAACTCTCAATGGAACAAGTTAAGCTTAGACTAGATACTGTTTCAGAATTAGGAGATGTTGTAGTAACTCTTAGTCCATGCATGTCAATCATCAAAGGTCTTAGTCCATCACTTAGTGGAATCATGCCAGAAGCAAATGCCTCTATGCAAGATTTATCTCAGATACTCGGAGATGTAATGTCGGGATCTTCAGTGAGTATGGGAGATACAATGAGTGCAGGAGTTGAGACAAATGCAGACACACTTGCAATTCTTGAAGAAGCTCACAATGTAATTGCAGGACAGACAAAATCATCCATTCCAGATGTTCCTGAAAATCTCAAAAAACAAATTGTTGAGAGAAAATCAGATATTTTCATTTAGAATTTTTATTTTGATTTCTTTTTACTTTTCTGAACTAAAATTTTCTTTATTCTAGAAATTGTAGGATAACTGTATCCTCTTCTACGATAATTAGCTATCATCATCTTCCAGTTTTTTAATCTCCATTGGGCTTGCTCCGTAGTTACTGAATGAACTTCTTTTTGGATAATGCTTTTTCTGCCTACCTTTAGAGTCCCTGCATCTTTTGCAGACCACCTATTTTTTGCAAATTTTAATCCAGTAAGAATCTCACTTACGGGCATTTCTTTGAAATATTCTTTTAATTTTTTTAATTCTATATCAGATGGTTTTTTAGAAATCGGTAACTCAATAGTCGTTTTAATCATACATAATCTGTTATCTAATGCTTTAAGAGAATCATGCTAAATCAGAATTAACTAAAATGGGGAATATTAGAATTCTTTTGACATTATCTTAACAATTCAGAGGGATATTGGCATTTTTACATAATGTGTTGTATATTCCGAATCCAAAAATAATTGCAGCGACAGCAGCCAAAGGAATCAAAATGAAAATTTTAGTTTTAAGACCCACACCAATAATCAAACAAATGGCTATAAAATTGTGACAGTTTTAATCAACACTGATAGTAAATGTTCCTTTTGTTTTTGGATCTTGTAACAATGTCACCATATCCCTAGGCAACAAGTCAGATGCCTTATCACATTTTATTGCCAAAGTTCTAGGACAAATAAAATCACTTTTTCGAATTACAATATCTTCTGTATGAGAAAGAATTAATTCAGGATGGCCTTTTCCTTCAAAAACAAATTCTTTATCCGCAACACGAATAGAAAATTTAATTTTTAAATCAGGATCTTTTAACTGAGTTTTTAACTCCAAAGGTAGATCCGCACAACTACAAGTTGCATTAACACCAATAATACAGTCACCCTGAGGTGTTAAATGAGATTCTTTAGTAATCTCTATTGTTTTTTGATGATTTGATCTAATATTCTCATGTCCTGAAAATTCTATTTCAAATTTCACAGTCATTATTAATTAAAAACGCAAATTAAACTTTACAAGTATTGAGATAGATTAATTCATTGTTTCCATTTTTGTGCTTCGATAATGCATTTGTCATAAAAATCATCAGACACATAATTGCAAACTCTATCTTCAAATTTTCTAAAGAAATTACTTAGACATTCATATTGATTTTCTTCATCGTCAATATACGATATACATGTCTGAGGGCTTCTTTTCATGTAAGCAAAATTACTAATGCATTCTTGAGGATTATCAAATTTCATACACATGTCAGGCTCATCCATTCGCAATGCAGAATTCACTTCTTTAACTAAAGATTTTTCAGAAGATACAGAAGTAAATGAACCAATTATAGAAAATGCTATAACCATAATTACTGCTATCATCATCAAACCGCCAATAGTAAAACCAAACATTGGATTCATTTTCTAGATCTATAATATCACAATAATTCTAATAAAATACAGGATATTCTATTTTGATAAACAGGACATTATATGTAAAAGTAAATTTTACAAAAATTTAACATTCGATCGGTATTTTGTTGAGCCTATGCAACATGATAAAATCTTTCTCAGAGAGAGTACGGTTTAAATTGTACATTTAAAGCACTGAAATCAAATGCTTCCTGCACAACAAGGTTACGATAGAGCAATTACAGTATTTTCTCCGGATGGCAGACTATACCAAGTAGAATACGCAATAGAGACAGTAAGAAGAGGAACAATAGCTGTTGGCGTAAAATGCAAAGACGGAATCATTATTGCAGTTGAAGAAAAACCAAGAAAATTACAAATTTCAAATACCGCTCAAAAGATTTTTCAAATAGATGATCATGTTGGAGTTGCAGCAGCAGGGTATATCCCAGATGCAAGAAGCCAAGTAGACAATGCACGATTCTTTTCTCAAAGTAACAAAATGATTTACGATGAAGCAGTAGAAGTTGAAACTATTGCAAAACACTTAGCAGATCAATGTCAACAATATACCCAATATGCAGGTGTAAGACCATATGGTGTTGCATTGATTCTTGGAGGAGTAGTAAATAACACACCACAGTTGTATCTAACAGATCCTAGTGGAACATACATTTCTTATGATGCAATTGCAATTGGTTCAGGTTCTGATCAAGTGACAGACTTTTTGGAAAAAACATACAAGGATGATCTTTCATTAGATGATGCTGCCATATTAGCTGCTGCTGGAATTTATCTGTCAAGTGAAGATAAAGAAAGCACAAGCCACATCAGAATGGCACATATAAAAACAGAAACCGGTTTATACGAATTAGTTTCAGATGAGCAGATTGCAAATTACGCAACAACTGCCAAAGAAAAATACCCACACGACCAAAAATAATCATACACGTGGTCCTAGGAGAACAAATTAAATGAAATTATCGGTTGCCATTCCAGAGTCTGCGTTATCTGATGAATCACTCAAGATAGACAAAACAAGAAAAATTTCAGTTCTAGCAAGAGCATGTGCAATTTTTAAAATTGATACGATATTTGTCTACCAAGAAGGAAACAATAGAAATGATGGAAGTCTATTGGTAATGATTTTAAAATATTTAGAGACACCTCAATTTTTGAGAAGAAGGTTATTTCCAAAGATGAATGATTTAAAATTTGCAGGAGTGTTGCAGCCACTTAAAATCCCGAGTCATATTACTCCAGTTAATTCTAAAAAAATAAGTCCCGGTGATATCAGAGAAGGTATTGTAATCAGTGTGAAAGGTAAACGATTTGTTGATGTTGGGATTAATCAATTAATACCATTTTTTGGAAAAACATCCATAGGTAAAAGAGTAACAGTGCAATTCAAAGAAGGTTATCCAAAATTATCAGTAAAAGAGATAGACAAAAGAGAGGTTCCATT is a genomic window containing:
- a CDS encoding redoxin family protein — protein: MKTEIKTALILGIVIAIGLGITSITLSTLDKESKTITIQDVNSKTTIDKSGFKIAPDLVGISYYLNTSPGELKEQIKDKVVLYDIWTYSCINCVRTLPYITAWDDKYEEQGLLIIGVHSPEFEFEKDLDNVKMAVDKHGIDYPVVMDNEMETWKAFENRYWPRKYIADHEGYIRYDHIGEGGYQETEKIIQQLLQERASSLGIEVSEEKSLVEIEEFEHTTFRTPELYFGYYFAQNRNQLGSSEGFQPEKIVKYSEPGKIDLHKFYPIGEWENLEDSMKLESENGSIKLLYNAKEVNIVTENYAELEIFLDDEPLPNEYAGKEINEDNILRVSEAGLYNVISSENSASHILEIKVKGKGFQIFTFTFG
- a CDS encoding Snf7 family protein, whose product is MISNSWNKAEGESISQKVMGRVKPDEPLKNKIDFAQKKLQFQISKLESINEKLQKKHDVIFEKIVNAQRNNKPSYAQAYAGELTQVRKMKNMVSGAKLSMEQVKLRLDTVSELGDVVVTLSPCMSIIKGLSPSLSGIMPEANASMQDLSQILGDVMSGSSVSMGDTMSAGVETNADTLAILEEAHNVIAGQTKSSIPDVPENLKKQIVERKSDIFI
- a CDS encoding DUF371 domain-containing protein, producing the protein MKFEIEFSGHENIRSNHQKTIEITKESHLTPQGDCIIGVNATCSCADLPLELKTQLKDPDLKIKFSIRVADKEFVFEGKGHPELILSHTEDIVIRKSDFICPRTLAIKCDKASDLLPRDMVTLLQDPKTKGTFTISVD
- a CDS encoding archaeal proteasome endopeptidase complex subunit alpha; the protein is MLPAQQGYDRAITVFSPDGRLYQVEYAIETVRRGTIAVGVKCKDGIIIAVEEKPRKLQISNTAQKIFQIDDHVGVAAAGYIPDARSQVDNARFFSQSNKMIYDEAVEVETIAKHLADQCQQYTQYAGVRPYGVALILGGVVNNTPQLYLTDPSGTYISYDAIAIGSGSDQVTDFLEKTYKDDLSLDDAAILAAAGIYLSSEDKESTSHIRMAHIKTETGLYELVSDEQIANYATTAKEKYPHDQK
- a CDS encoding putative RNA uridine N3 methyltransferase — its product is MKLSVAIPESALSDESLKIDKTRKISVLARACAIFKIDTIFVYQEGNNRNDGSLLVMILKYLETPQFLRRRLFPKMNDLKFAGVLQPLKIPSHITPVNSKKISPGDIREGIVISVKGKRFVDVGINQLIPFFGKTSIGKRVTVQFKEGYPKLSVKEIDKREVPFYWGYSVKERANLFSILSEWKGNIIITSRKGKTATKEQISKYVKSDQPTLVVFGSPEKGIHEILGGKMKNVQNAKSLNFFPNQATETVRLEEALLGTLAIINAQSTS